In Thermodesulfobacteriota bacterium, the sequence GTAATTGTTGAGTGTGCAACAAAGAGCTTGTCATTATCAGCACCAACTGAAACACTTGCATCTGAAGACAAGTTTGTTATTGTTGAGTTCAAAATTGTCAGGTCTTCCATCCCGGCTCCACCCGTGAAAGCTCGGCTGATCTCAGGTCCGGTGGATATCGTGCTGTCTGAGATTATTGCTGTATCATTCCCTCCACCAACAGCAATAGTTACACCCCCAATTGTTGTGACTATCATTGAGTCTTTTATAACAATGTTATCATTGCCTTCGTTTAGGAAAATTGTGTCGTTTGTGCTTATCAACTTTGCACTATCAATCAATATTTCATCATCTGCAGTGCCTACTGTGATGGAGCTAATCAGTCCTTGAACTGTAGCCATAAATATGTCAACATGATTTGGGCCATTGCCCAAATGTATAGCTATTAAGTTGTTAGTGTCTATATTTCCATCTTTCAGCACATTTACTTGAACTCCGTTGTTATTTGCACCTTGTTGAATGCCAGTAAGATCAGGATTAGGTTCAAGTTCATCACATCTAAATCGGTCAGACCCTGTTTGTACGCAGCGTGAATAGCTTGGTTGTGCTGCTAATGATATAAAAATAGCCATAGCACATAATATTAAATTTCTCATAATGCCTCCGCCTTGAGGAAAAATCTTATGTTCAAGACTACATAATTTAGTGAGAAATTAATATCATTGGAATAGAACTTGCCTGTGACTATTGCATTCAAAGAGCCTTTTCGTTAGGCTTTGCATATAAATCCAAAAAGGGTGGGTGATATAAATGAAAAGGTTCTCTTTAGTTCTACTTTTAGTTATCAGCATCGTATACATAAGTGATGTAGAAAAGGCCTTGGCAGAATCAAAGGGCGATCTAGAATCTACTGTTGAGCAGGCCGTTATGCTCAGAAATACCGGTGATACTGCTATAGCGCTTCAGCTCTACTCAGACGATGTGACCTACTATCTTGTTGATCAAGTACCGCCGGAACTTAAAGGCGTTAAAGAGATAAAAGAATACTATGATTTCATTAGAACAGCTTATCCGGATATGAAGTATGAGATAAAGGATATGAGTGTGGATGGCAATAAAGTCACGGCTCATCTTGTCTTTAATGGAACTAACACAGGTCCAAGGGGAGATCTTCCTCCTACAAATAAGAAAGTCACCTTCACAACGATTTCTATATATGAGAT encodes:
- a CDS encoding ester cyclase, which encodes MKRFSLVLLLVISIVYISDVEKALAESKGDLESTVEQAVMLRNTGDTAIALQLYSDDVTYYLVDQVPPELKGVKEIKEYYDFIRTAYPDMKYEIKDMSVDGNKVTAHLVFNGTNTGPRGDLPPTNKKVTFTTISIYEITDGEISNVWVHTNKAAIYRQLGMTELPTFDSK